A stretch of Arthrobacter sunyaminii DNA encodes these proteins:
- a CDS encoding GNAT family N-acetyltransferase yields MVTIAACQELHQDWLRNLAGVTRGRTFSTHESDWAWLPARRQLVLLYPQRISPAGIRPGLAEGMRLGAQSVSVWMNNAASYAPLEAFGFRRGPQPLWMSAPVSAPQQYSAAAAALDPDPPEVTGPDADELAAGRTHPRTAWHLTTRGDGKLTGRAWVYDPTAADQPSNTPDPITGRPGIPAAPARKPRKGSLAGIFGLSVGPSSRRSGYGTALLSRAAAVAAAAGADRLAINAAPGGAELCAARGFELIGRGQYLFLDLR; encoded by the coding sequence ATGGTCACCATTGCCGCCTGCCAGGAGCTGCATCAGGACTGGCTGAGGAACCTCGCCGGCGTCACCCGCGGCCGTACCTTCTCCACCCATGAGTCGGACTGGGCGTGGCTGCCGGCGAGGCGGCAGCTGGTGCTGCTGTACCCGCAGCGGATTTCACCGGCCGGCATTCGTCCCGGCCTGGCCGAGGGCATGCGGCTCGGTGCCCAAAGCGTTTCCGTATGGATGAACAACGCGGCAAGCTACGCTCCTTTGGAGGCGTTCGGTTTCCGCAGGGGTCCGCAGCCGCTGTGGATGAGCGCCCCGGTGTCTGCGCCGCAGCAGTACAGCGCGGCCGCGGCGGCCCTGGACCCGGATCCTCCTGAGGTCACCGGGCCCGACGCCGACGAGCTTGCTGCCGGCCGTACCCACCCGCGCACCGCCTGGCACCTGACCACACGGGGTGACGGGAAGCTGACGGGCCGTGCCTGGGTGTACGATCCAACCGCCGCCGACCAGCCGTCCAACACACCGGATCCAATCACCGGCAGGCCCGGCATTCCCGCGGCACCGGCACGGAAACCCCGTAAAGGATCCCTGGCCGGAATTTTCGGTTTGTCCGTTGGACCTTCCAGCCGGCGCAGCGGCTACGGTACGGCCCTGCTGAGCCGCGCGGCTGCAGTGGCGGCCGCTGCCGGCGCCGACCGGCTGGCCATTAACGCTGCACCGGGAGGCGCCGAACTGTGCGCGGCCCGGGGATTCGAACTGATCGGCCGCGGACAATACCTGTTCCTGGACCTGCGCTAA
- the pdxS gene encoding pyridoxal 5'-phosphate synthase lyase subunit PdxS yields the protein MPVPVSASGSLSPVTGSSRVKRGIAEMLKGGVIMDVVTAEQARIAEDAGAVAVMALERVPADIRAQGGVSRMSDPDMIDSIIDTVSIPVMAKARIGHFVEAQVLQSLGVDYIDESEVLTPADYANHIDKWKFTVPFVCGATNLGEALRRINEGAAMIRSKGEAGTGDVSNATMHMRTIRSEIARLSSLPEDELYVAAKELQAPYELVKEVAAAGKLPVVLFTAGGIATPADAAMMMQLGADGVFVGSGIFKSGNPAQRAAAIVKATTFFDDADEVAKASRGLGEAMVGINVDEIPQPHRLAERGW from the coding sequence ATGCCCGTGCCTGTTTCCGCGTCCGGTTCCCTGTCTCCGGTCACCGGCAGCAGCCGGGTCAAGCGCGGCATCGCCGAAATGCTCAAAGGCGGTGTGATCATGGATGTGGTCACCGCCGAACAGGCACGCATTGCCGAAGACGCGGGCGCCGTGGCCGTCATGGCGCTGGAGCGCGTGCCTGCCGATATCCGCGCGCAGGGCGGTGTCTCCCGGATGAGCGATCCGGACATGATCGACAGCATCATCGACACCGTCTCCATTCCCGTCATGGCCAAGGCCCGCATCGGGCACTTTGTGGAAGCCCAGGTCCTGCAGTCCCTCGGTGTCGACTACATCGACGAATCCGAGGTCCTGACCCCGGCCGATTACGCCAACCACATCGACAAATGGAAATTCACGGTTCCCTTTGTTTGCGGCGCCACGAACCTGGGCGAAGCCCTGCGGCGGATCAACGAGGGCGCGGCCATGATCCGCTCCAAGGGCGAGGCCGGCACGGGGGACGTTTCCAACGCCACCATGCACATGCGCACCATCCGTTCCGAGATTGCCCGGCTGTCCTCGCTGCCCGAGGACGAACTGTACGTCGCGGCCAAGGAACTGCAGGCCCCCTATGAGCTCGTCAAAGAGGTGGCCGCGGCCGGGAAGCTTCCGGTGGTGCTGTTTACTGCCGGCGGCATAGCCACTCCCGCTGATGCCGCCATGATGATGCAGCTGGGCGCGGACGGCGTGTTTGTGGGTTCGGGCATCTTCAAGTCCGGCAACCCCGCACAGCGTGCGGCAGCCATCGTCAAGGCCACCACCTTCTTCGACGACGCCGATGAGGTCGCCAAGGCCTCGCGCGGACTCGGTGAGGCCATGGTGGGCATCAACGTGGACGAGATCCCGCAGCCGCACCGCCTGGCTGAACGCGGCTGGTAG
- a CDS encoding HIT family protein has translation MENSSQDDGGSPYPGDAAVTDSFELAGVPDSFARLWTPHRLAYIKGGQEQVSSEHNCPFCAAPGRSDEESLIVHRGKYAFVILNLFPYNAGHLLVCPYRHVPDYTDIDERETAEIASLTQTAMRVLRKVSNPSGFNLGMNQGVTGGAGIAAHLHQHIVPRWGGDGNFLPIIAQTKAITQTLGDVRQQVADAWPASGSGQDSED, from the coding sequence ATGGAAAACAGCAGCCAGGACGACGGCGGCAGTCCCTATCCCGGGGATGCCGCAGTCACCGACTCATTCGAGCTTGCGGGCGTGCCGGATTCATTTGCACGCCTGTGGACGCCGCACCGCCTGGCGTACATCAAGGGCGGGCAGGAACAGGTCTCCTCGGAGCACAACTGCCCGTTCTGTGCCGCGCCTGGCCGCTCCGACGAGGAATCACTGATTGTCCACCGCGGCAAGTACGCCTTTGTGATCCTCAACCTGTTTCCGTACAACGCCGGGCACCTGCTCGTCTGCCCGTACCGGCACGTGCCGGATTACACGGACATTGATGAGCGGGAAACGGCCGAGATTGCGTCGCTGACCCAGACCGCCATGCGCGTGCTGCGGAAAGTCTCCAACCCCAGCGGCTTCAACCTGGGCATGAACCAGGGCGTCACCGGGGGAGCGGGTATCGCCGCCCACCTGCACCAGCACATTGTGCCGCGCTGGGGCGGGGACGGAAACTTCCTGCCGATCATCGCGCAGACTAAGGCCATCACCCAGACGCTGGGCGACGTCCGGCAGCAGGTGGCCGACGCCTGGCCGGCCAGCGGCTCCGGCCAGGACAGCGAGGACTGA
- a CDS encoding MDR family MFS transporter, with protein sequence MSHKALSPRIAASPAALVPGNPGPAPGRQLQGTRKHGRHREEAAPAAMPKRNLPLVFTGLVLSVLLAALDQTIVATALPTIVGDLNGLEHLSWVVTAYILAATIGLPIYGKLGDLFGRKSIFIFAIVVFLVGSMLSGLAQDMGQLIGFRALQGLGGGGLMIGAQAILGDLVSPRERGKYMGLIGAAFGLASVCGPLLGGWITDAWSWRWVFYINLPIGAVALAVVITSLQLAKPQGARPRLDYAGAALLAVASAALIMLTTWAGTTYAWSSPQILALAALTLAAGAAFVRVELKSREPIMPLGLFRNRNFLLPVLVGISVGIAMFSTISYLPTFLQMVNRATATESGLMMLPMMGGLLLTSIGTGQLISRTGKYKIYPILGCAVIIAGLVLLSRISDTTPYSFTALGMLVMGLGIGMLMQNLVLIVQNSVPGRDMGAAISAANYFRQIGASFGIALFGSIFIHRLGNEIAAAPQGAGAAVGGDINSLSPTTLRGLPAPVQDFIGAAFGHALPPIFLLSVPIVAVALVLCLFIRETPLSTAVRTEAGEEV encoded by the coding sequence ATGTCCCACAAAGCACTTTCACCACGGATCGCCGCGAGCCCGGCAGCATTGGTTCCCGGCAATCCGGGGCCTGCGCCGGGTAGGCAGCTGCAGGGTACGCGAAAGCACGGGCGGCACCGGGAGGAGGCCGCGCCGGCGGCGATGCCCAAACGGAACCTGCCCCTGGTCTTCACCGGGCTGGTGCTGTCCGTGCTGCTGGCAGCCCTGGACCAGACCATCGTGGCGACCGCGCTGCCCACCATCGTGGGGGACCTCAACGGGCTCGAGCACCTGTCCTGGGTGGTCACTGCCTACATCCTGGCAGCAACCATCGGCCTGCCGATCTACGGAAAACTCGGCGATCTGTTTGGCCGCAAGAGCATCTTCATTTTCGCCATTGTGGTGTTCCTGGTCGGCTCCATGCTGTCCGGGCTGGCGCAGGACATGGGTCAGCTGATCGGCTTCCGTGCACTGCAGGGCCTCGGCGGCGGCGGACTGATGATCGGCGCGCAGGCCATCCTGGGAGACCTCGTCTCTCCGCGCGAGCGCGGCAAGTACATGGGACTGATCGGAGCAGCCTTCGGACTTGCCTCCGTGTGCGGACCGCTGCTGGGCGGCTGGATCACCGATGCCTGGTCCTGGCGGTGGGTCTTCTACATCAACCTGCCCATCGGAGCGGTGGCGCTCGCCGTCGTCATCACCTCCCTGCAGCTGGCCAAACCCCAGGGAGCCCGCCCGCGGCTGGACTACGCCGGCGCTGCCTTGCTGGCCGTTGCGAGCGCCGCCCTGATCATGCTCACCACGTGGGCGGGCACCACCTATGCCTGGTCAAGTCCGCAGATCCTGGCTCTGGCCGCATTGACCCTGGCTGCGGGTGCGGCATTTGTGCGGGTGGAGCTGAAGTCCCGGGAGCCGATCATGCCGCTGGGCCTGTTCCGCAACCGTAACTTCCTGCTGCCCGTGCTGGTGGGCATCTCCGTGGGCATCGCCATGTTCTCCACCATTTCCTACCTGCCCACCTTCCTGCAGATGGTCAACCGGGCCACTGCCACCGAATCCGGACTGATGATGCTGCCGATGATGGGCGGGCTGCTGCTCACCTCCATCGGCACCGGCCAGCTGATTTCCCGCACGGGAAAGTACAAGATCTATCCGATCCTGGGCTGCGCGGTGATCATTGCGGGCCTGGTGCTGCTGTCCCGGATTTCCGACACCACGCCGTACAGCTTCACGGCGCTCGGGATGCTGGTGATGGGCCTGGGCATTGGAATGCTGATGCAGAACCTGGTGCTGATTGTGCAGAACAGCGTCCCCGGCAGGGACATGGGGGCTGCAATTTCCGCGGCGAACTATTTCCGGCAGATCGGTGCCTCTTTTGGTATTGCGCTGTTCGGCTCCATCTTCATCCACCGCCTGGGCAATGAGATTGCCGCGGCGCCGCAGGGGGCGGGGGCAGCGGTGGGCGGGGACATCAATTCCCTGAGCCCGACGACGCTGCGGGGTCTGCCGGCGCCGGTGCAGGATTTCATCGGCGCGGCCTTTGGGCACGCGCTGCCGCCGATCTTCCTGCTCAGTGTGCCCATTGTCGCAGTAGCCCTGGTGCTGTGCCTGTTTATCCGGGAGACCCCGCTGTCCACCGCGGTCCGGACGGAAGCGGGGGAGGAAGTTTAG
- the pgsA gene encoding phosphatidylinositol phosphate synthase, translated as MLNKYARGFFTAVFTPLASWLLRRGITPDMVTIAGTLGVMIGGLVFYPLGQLFWGTLFITAFIFSDVIDGIMARQQARTGKWGGFLDSTLDRFADGALFAGVSIWFFTGGSNDAIGIAAIIALVLGMLVSYIRAKAESLGFNANVGIAERAERLVSLLVATGLVGLGVPEILLLVVLVLLCAASCVTIAQRMLAVRRQALPKAG; from the coding sequence GTGCTCAATAAATACGCGCGGGGATTCTTCACTGCCGTTTTCACCCCGCTGGCCAGCTGGCTGCTGCGCCGCGGGATCACACCGGACATGGTCACCATCGCCGGAACGTTGGGTGTGATGATCGGCGGGCTGGTGTTCTACCCGCTGGGACAGTTGTTCTGGGGAACCCTGTTCATTACCGCGTTCATCTTTTCCGACGTCATTGACGGCATCATGGCCCGCCAGCAGGCACGGACCGGAAAATGGGGCGGATTCCTGGACTCAACCCTGGACCGCTTCGCCGACGGCGCCCTGTTTGCCGGGGTAAGCATCTGGTTCTTCACCGGCGGCAGCAACGACGCCATCGGCATCGCCGCCATCATTGCCCTGGTGCTGGGCATGCTGGTTTCCTACATCCGGGCCAAAGCGGAGTCACTGGGATTCAACGCCAACGTGGGCATTGCCGAGCGCGCGGAACGACTAGTCTCCCTGCTGGTGGCCACCGGCCTGGTGGGTCTGGGCGTTCCAGAAATCCTGCTGCTGGTGGTCCTGGTGCTCCTCTGCGCAGCCAGCTGCGTCACCATTGCCCAGCGGATGCTGGCGGTCCGGCGGCAGGCGCTGCCCAAGGCCGGATAG
- the thrS gene encoding threonine--tRNA ligase, translating to MSVPEKFTLIVNDEETTVDTGTTGAQLFFDRRDVVVMRVDGVLKDLDTELVPGSAVEAVTIDSEDGLNVLRHSTAHVMAQAVQQLRPDAKLGIGPYIKDGFYFDFDVAEPFTPEDLKTLEKMMQKIINSNQKIVRRVVSEEEAREAMANEPYKLELLGKKDGADEAGEGANIEVGAGEITIYDNVDRKSGDVIWCDLCRGPHLPNTKLISNAFALTRSSAAYWLGDQKNQQLQRIYGTAWPTKDALKAYQERLAEAERRDHRKLGTELDLFSFPDELGSGLPVFHPKGGIIRKAMEDYSRQRHTEAGYEFVYTPHITKGHLYEVSGHLDWYRDGMFPPMHVDEVTDPETGEVTKPGQDYYLKPMNCPMHNLIFRSRGRSYRELPLRLFEFGSVYRYEKSGVIHGLTRVRGMTQDDAHIYCTREQMKDELTTTLNFVLDLLKDYGLDDFYLELSTKDPEKYVGSDDVWEEATRTLAEVAEESGLDLVPDPGGAAFYGPKISVQARDAIGRTWQMSTIQLDFNLPERFELEYQAADGTRQRPVMIHRALFGSVERFMAVLTEHYAGAFPAWLAPVQVVGIPVAEAFNDYMFDVVDKLKAAGIRAQVDTGTDRFPKKIRTASKDKIPFVLIAGGDDADAGAVSFRFRDGSQDNGVPVEEAVKRIVEAVRNRDK from the coding sequence GTGTCAGTGCCAGAGAAGTTCACCCTCATCGTCAACGACGAGGAGACCACGGTGGATACTGGCACCACAGGTGCACAGCTGTTCTTCGACCGCCGCGACGTCGTCGTCATGCGCGTGGACGGTGTCCTGAAGGATCTGGACACGGAGCTTGTCCCGGGCTCCGCCGTTGAAGCCGTGACCATCGACTCCGAAGACGGACTGAACGTGCTGCGCCACTCCACCGCCCATGTCATGGCCCAGGCCGTGCAGCAGCTGCGTCCGGACGCCAAGCTCGGCATTGGCCCGTACATCAAGGACGGTTTCTACTTCGACTTCGACGTTGCCGAGCCGTTCACCCCCGAGGACCTGAAGACCCTCGAGAAGATGATGCAGAAGATCATCAACTCGAACCAAAAAATTGTCCGCCGCGTGGTGAGTGAAGAAGAAGCCCGCGAAGCCATGGCCAACGAGCCGTACAAGCTGGAACTGCTGGGCAAAAAGGACGGCGCAGACGAAGCCGGCGAGGGCGCGAACATCGAGGTCGGCGCCGGTGAAATCACCATCTACGACAACGTGGACCGCAAGTCCGGCGACGTCATCTGGTGCGACCTGTGCCGCGGCCCGCACCTGCCGAACACCAAGCTGATCTCCAACGCCTTTGCGCTGACCCGTTCCTCCGCCGCCTACTGGCTCGGCGACCAGAAGAACCAGCAGCTGCAGCGCATCTACGGCACCGCCTGGCCCACCAAGGACGCCCTGAAGGCGTACCAGGAACGCCTGGCCGAGGCCGAGCGCCGCGACCACCGCAAGCTGGGCACCGAACTGGACCTGTTCTCCTTCCCGGATGAACTGGGCTCCGGCCTGCCGGTGTTCCACCCCAAGGGCGGCATCATCCGCAAGGCCATGGAGGACTACTCCCGCCAGCGGCACACCGAAGCCGGCTACGAGTTCGTCTACACCCCGCACATCACCAAGGGCCACCTGTACGAGGTCTCCGGCCACCTGGACTGGTACCGCGACGGCATGTTCCCTCCCATGCACGTGGACGAGGTCACCGACCCGGAAACCGGCGAGGTCACCAAGCCCGGCCAGGACTACTACCTAAAGCCGATGAACTGCCCCATGCACAACCTGATCTTCCGCTCCCGCGGACGGTCCTACCGCGAGCTGCCGCTGCGGCTGTTCGAATTCGGTTCCGTGTACCGCTACGAAAAGTCCGGCGTGATCCACGGCCTGACGCGCGTGCGCGGCATGACCCAGGACGACGCCCACATCTACTGCACCCGCGAGCAGATGAAGGACGAGCTGACCACTACGCTGAACTTCGTCCTGGACCTGCTCAAGGACTACGGCCTGGATGACTTCTACCTGGAACTGTCCACCAAGGATCCGGAGAAGTACGTCGGCTCCGACGACGTGTGGGAGGAAGCCACCCGCACCCTGGCCGAGGTGGCCGAAGAATCCGGCCTGGACCTGGTCCCGGATCCGGGCGGAGCCGCGTTCTACGGCCCCAAGATCTCCGTCCAGGCCCGCGACGCCATTGGCCGCACCTGGCAGATGTCCACCATCCAGCTGGACTTCAACCTGCCCGAACGCTTCGAGCTCGAGTACCAGGCCGCCGACGGCACCCGCCAGCGTCCGGTCATGATCCACCGCGCCCTGTTCGGTTCCGTGGAACGCTTCATGGCAGTGCTGACCGAGCACTACGCCGGCGCGTTCCCGGCCTGGCTGGCACCGGTTCAGGTGGTTGGCATCCCCGTGGCCGAGGCGTTCAACGACTACATGTTCGACGTCGTCGACAAGCTCAAGGCCGCCGGCATCCGCGCCCAGGTGGACACCGGAACCGACCGCTTCCCGAAGAAGATCCGCACCGCCTCCAAGGACAAGATTCCGTTTGTCCTGATTGCCGGCGGCGACGATGCCGATGCCGGAGCAGTGTCCTTCCGCTTCCGCGACGGCAGCCAGGACAACGGCGTGCCCGTGGAAGAGGCCGTCAAGCGGATTGTCGAAGCCGTACGGAACCGGGACAAGTAG
- a CDS encoding DUF6504 family protein: MGVFSEAVEVVCSPAGQPLRLVWSGRTYKVAADPVRWYERRNWWDEEARAERGRGPGLVDSEIWRVQARLTPRSPLRTLDLSHDISSGRWRLIRIHDALRESA, from the coding sequence ATGGGTGTCTTCAGTGAGGCGGTAGAGGTGGTGTGCTCACCCGCCGGCCAGCCGCTTCGGCTTGTCTGGAGCGGCCGCACCTACAAGGTGGCAGCGGATCCCGTGCGCTGGTATGAGCGCCGGAACTGGTGGGATGAGGAAGCCCGGGCGGAACGCGGACGCGGTCCGGGGCTGGTGGATTCGGAGATCTGGCGGGTACAGGCCCGGCTGACCCCGCGTTCGCCGCTGCGCACCCTGGATCTCTCGCATGACATCAGCTCCGGCCGCTGGCGCCTGATCCGTATCCATGACGCCCTGCGGGAAAGCGCCTAG
- a CDS encoding DNA polymerase III subunit alpha, with protein sequence MSFTHLHAATAFSAHYGVSWPEEMAQAAAADGADALACTDRDGLYGTVKHLRACMDAGIDPIVGVDLAVLGEPDASGARPVTGRVVVLARGRRQGAGYRALCRLISDAHAGTSASAARKGSKPVGVTMAQLASRAAGDDGGGGSGARGPGAGGDTNHEPLLTVLVGPHSDVGTAMRSRSYAVARTLFRRWQETLPRASLAVEVVAHLSAPGTNLSLAHAVRMLRLADEMQLPAILTNAVRYVDADGAATADVLDAARALTSMGRLPDLQPNGQGWLKSAAQMKSLAREISNEAGYGTAGAARMLRDTEALADACRMDPVLDMGWKQPVVPEASVIGINNEPMAELVSRCEAGIGRRFPAQDPASEARLRNRLAHELGIIERLGFASYFLTVAEVSAMITGMGVRAAARGSGASSLVNYLLGISHVNPLAHDLIFERFLSRDRSTLPDIDIDVESAQRHNVYHRIFERFGAERVTLMSMQNGYRARGAVRDAGMALGLAEEDIGAVAKQLWRFSARKFREALAEKPELRDIAERVQGNRQLDLLVDLTERLDRLPRHISMHPCGVILGDTSLLDRTPVQPSGLGLPMSQFDKHDMDPMGMLKLDVLGVRMQSAMAYALQEVRRLHPTKEDTVRAGVHPAGPAGNGPDYVLADGSIDLDAVPLDDPATYDLICSTYTLGCFQIESPGQRELIGKLAPREFNDLIIDISLFRPGPMKSDMVRPFLEHRHGWSPEVYPHEALRPVLAETHGVTVFHEQVLRTFDVFTGCGLAKADELRRLLGNEDAEKSVEDFFRTEAAKRGYGAEVIDKVWGTLKAFGSFGFCKAHGAAFAVPTYQSAWLKTHHPEAFLAGIFEHDPGMYPRRLLVAEARRMGIPILPLDINRSGAQYRVERVPAVPATPGHPARPSKLGIRLSLAGIYGLSAAELRRITAGQPYDSLADLRARARVGRATLMRLASLGAFDSLARETGTGASRADLLHHLDTAPPRPAPRKYDPIPGQLALPLGDTELENLRPELPEPTLREKVRTELDLLSVDVSAHLIDSYGPLLAELGVTKARDLIGLRNGSEVLVAGIRVATQTPPMRGGRRVVFISLDDGTGCVDCTFFTEAQEKTGPLLFGTELMLIRGLTRRTGERGMSLQALEAWNLADTASLPLPRPQRGRLVGPNSSG encoded by the coding sequence ATGAGCTTCACCCATCTGCATGCCGCCACCGCCTTCAGCGCCCACTACGGAGTGTCCTGGCCGGAGGAAATGGCGCAGGCCGCTGCGGCCGACGGTGCAGACGCGCTCGCCTGCACCGACCGTGACGGACTGTACGGAACGGTCAAGCACCTGCGCGCCTGCATGGACGCCGGCATTGATCCGATCGTGGGGGTGGATCTGGCGGTGCTGGGGGAGCCGGATGCTTCCGGTGCCCGGCCGGTCACCGGAAGAGTTGTGGTCCTGGCCCGCGGCCGTCGGCAGGGAGCCGGCTACCGCGCGCTGTGCCGGCTGATTTCCGATGCACACGCCGGCACCTCAGCGTCCGCGGCACGCAAGGGCAGCAAACCGGTGGGGGTGACCATGGCGCAGCTGGCGTCACGGGCAGCGGGCGACGACGGCGGTGGGGGCTCCGGTGCCCGCGGCCCCGGAGCCGGCGGTGACACTAATCACGAGCCGCTCCTGACCGTCCTGGTGGGACCGCATTCCGACGTCGGCACCGCCATGCGCAGCCGCAGCTACGCCGTCGCCCGCACACTCTTTCGCCGCTGGCAGGAGACGCTGCCGCGCGCATCACTGGCCGTGGAGGTGGTGGCCCACCTCAGCGCCCCGGGGACCAACCTCAGCCTGGCCCACGCCGTGCGCATGCTCCGCCTGGCGGATGAAATGCAGCTGCCGGCCATCCTCACCAACGCTGTGCGCTACGTGGATGCCGACGGCGCCGCCACCGCCGACGTCCTGGACGCAGCCCGGGCGCTGACCTCCATGGGGCGGCTTCCGGATTTGCAGCCCAACGGACAGGGCTGGCTGAAGAGCGCCGCGCAGATGAAGTCCCTTGCCCGCGAGATCAGCAACGAGGCGGGCTACGGAACCGCCGGGGCCGCCCGGATGCTCCGGGACACCGAGGCGCTCGCCGATGCCTGCCGGATGGATCCGGTGCTGGACATGGGGTGGAAGCAGCCGGTGGTTCCGGAGGCCTCGGTGATCGGCATCAACAACGAACCCATGGCCGAGCTGGTAAGCCGCTGCGAAGCCGGCATCGGCCGCCGGTTCCCCGCCCAGGATCCGGCCTCCGAAGCCCGGCTGCGCAACCGGCTGGCCCATGAACTGGGCATCATTGAACGGCTCGGGTTCGCCTCCTACTTCCTGACTGTCGCCGAGGTTTCCGCCATGATCACCGGCATGGGCGTGCGTGCCGCAGCCCGGGGCTCGGGAGCCTCCTCACTGGTGAACTATCTGCTGGGCATCAGCCACGTGAACCCGCTGGCCCATGACCTGATTTTTGAACGGTTCCTCTCCCGGGACCGTTCCACCCTTCCGGACATCGACATAGACGTTGAAAGTGCCCAGCGGCACAACGTCTATCACCGCATCTTTGAACGCTTCGGCGCCGAACGGGTCACCCTGATGAGCATGCAGAACGGTTACCGGGCGCGCGGAGCGGTGCGCGACGCCGGCATGGCCCTGGGCCTGGCCGAAGAGGACATTGGCGCCGTGGCCAAACAGCTGTGGCGCTTCTCGGCACGAAAGTTCCGGGAAGCGCTCGCGGAAAAGCCGGAGCTGCGGGATATCGCCGAAAGGGTCCAGGGCAACCGGCAGCTGGATTTGCTGGTGGACCTGACCGAACGCCTGGACCGGCTGCCGCGGCACATTTCCATGCACCCGTGCGGCGTGATCCTGGGGGACACCTCCCTGCTGGACCGCACGCCGGTGCAGCCCTCCGGCCTGGGCCTGCCCATGTCCCAGTTCGACAAACACGACATGGATCCCATGGGCATGCTCAAACTCGACGTGCTGGGGGTGCGGATGCAAAGCGCCATGGCCTATGCACTGCAGGAAGTGCGCAGGCTGCATCCCACCAAGGAAGACACCGTCCGCGCCGGGGTGCACCCCGCCGGGCCTGCGGGGAACGGCCCCGACTATGTGCTGGCGGACGGCTCCATTGACCTCGACGCCGTCCCCCTGGACGACCCGGCCACGTATGACCTGATCTGCAGCACCTACACGCTGGGATGCTTCCAGATCGAATCCCCGGGACAGCGGGAATTGATCGGCAAGCTCGCCCCGCGGGAGTTCAACGACCTGATCATCGACATTTCTCTGTTCCGGCCCGGACCCATGAAATCCGACATGGTGCGCCCGTTCCTGGAACACCGGCACGGCTGGTCCCCGGAGGTGTATCCGCACGAAGCCCTGCGGCCGGTCCTGGCGGAAACACACGGGGTGACGGTGTTCCATGAACAGGTGCTGCGCACCTTTGACGTGTTCACCGGCTGCGGATTGGCCAAGGCCGACGAACTGCGCCGGCTGCTGGGCAACGAGGATGCCGAAAAGTCAGTGGAAGACTTCTTCCGCACCGAAGCAGCCAAGCGGGGCTACGGCGCCGAAGTCATCGACAAGGTCTGGGGCACGCTGAAGGCCTTCGGCAGCTTCGGCTTCTGCAAGGCGCACGGGGCAGCCTTCGCGGTGCCCACCTACCAGTCCGCGTGGCTGAAGACCCACCACCCCGAAGCCTTCCTGGCGGGGATCTTCGAACACGATCCGGGCATGTATCCGCGCCGCCTGCTGGTGGCGGAGGCCCGGCGGATGGGGATCCCCATCCTGCCGCTGGACATCAACCGCAGCGGCGCGCAGTACCGGGTGGAACGGGTGCCGGCGGTTCCGGCAACACCCGGGCATCCGGCCCGGCCTTCGAAGCTGGGCATCCGGCTGAGCCTGGCCGGGATCTACGGATTGTCGGCGGCAGAGCTGCGGCGCATCACCGCCGGCCAGCCCTACGATTCCCTGGCCGACCTGCGCGCACGCGCCAGAGTGGGGCGGGCTACGCTGATGCGCCTGGCCTCCCTGGGAGCTTTCGATTCGCTGGCCCGGGAGACCGGAACCGGCGCCTCCCGCGCTGATCTGCTGCACCATCTGGACACCGCGCCGCCGCGGCCGGCCCCGCGGAAATACGATCCCATTCCCGGACAGCTGGCGCTGCCGCTGGGCGACACCGAACTAGAGAACCTGCGGCCGGAACTGCCCGAACCGACGCTGCGCGAGAAGGTGCGCACGGAACTTGATCTGCTGTCCGTGGACGTCAGCGCCCACCTCATCGACAGTTACGGTCCGCTGCTGGCCGAACTGGGCGTCACCAAGGCCCGCGACCTGATCGGTCTGCGGAACGGCTCCGAGGTGCTCGTGGCCGGCATCCGGGTGGCCACCCAAACGCCGCCCATGCGCGGCGGCCGCCGGGTGGTGTTCATCAGCCTCGACGACGGCACCGGGTGCGTTGACTGCACGTTCTTCACCGAGGCACAGGAGAAAACCGGTCCGCTCCTTTTCGGCACCGAGCTGATGCTGATCCGGGGGCTGACCCGCCGCACAGGGGAGCGCGGCATGAGCCTGCAGGCCCTGGAAGCATGGAACCTGGCGGACACTGCCTCGCTTCCGCTGCCCCGTCCCCAGCGCGGCAGGTTGGTAGGGCCCAACTCCAGCGGATAA